CTAGCTGATGAGGGGAGACTGCAGACCAAAAGGACTATGAATTCAGGAGAAAGGAAAGCCACCATGAGTGAAAAAATTCTTTGTCACAGTGAAGGGAATACACATGGGTCATAAAAGAAGACTAGGATTAAGAATTTCACAAAGTacggagcctgggtggctcagttggctaagtgtgtgccttcggctcaggtcatgatccagggctcctgggatggaggcctgcattggactccctgctcatcagagaacctgcttttctccctctctctctacccctcccccgctcctGCCCTAGCAcacacgtgcactctctctctcaaagaaataaataaaatcttaaaaaaaaaaaaaaaagaatttcacaaaGGGAAGACAAGAGGGTAAACTTCACTCCAGAGCTGTGTCTCTTCCCATAGAAAGTAGCGATTGTGCCCCCCGCCTATCTCCACCCTAGAAAAGGGCCTCAAAAATGAAATCTGCCCTTTCAGTTCCTCAACCAGCAGTTTTCCTTTGGTTCACAGGTGGAGGGTACATATGCTTCCTCATTCCTGGAGTGTTGGCTCTATTATCATAAAAGGTATCAAAGTATCAAATATGCAAGAAACCTGTTACCAGACAGCAGGAGTCTTGAAAACCTCAGCACTGTGCCAAACGACAGGAATAAAATGGGCCGGGAGAGGGAAGCGTGGCATGCCATCCATGAATTTGCAAGCAAGCTCAGTGCTCTGCAGAGCAAGGAGGGGAGTGGTTCTTCTTCTGATTGAGTCAGAGCCTGAAGTCTAAGGTCAAGATAAAGATATTGGAATTGCACATCCATGGGCACATCCAACCCTAGCATCTTGTTCTGAAGGCTTTTGTTCTGAAGGTTCACAGATGAAATTGACTTGATACCTTCTCTTTGATGTTTATTAAGCCTATAATTTTGTACAATTTGAAATGGAACTATGGCCAAATCAAGGGACCAACCAGAAGTCCATCCCGGAGAACCTGTATAGATAACAGTGGGAAGATACTGAATTCAGGAGGGTTAGTATTTAGTATAAGAAGATGGCAGAATGTAAATATTTAGTTGCTGTTCAAAGCAACAAGGGAATGGGGTAAATTTGATTGCTCAATATCTGCTAAAATCTTAGACAAATAGTAAAGATGAACCTTGTTTTCAAGAAACATTTACAAACCTAAGTCCTacaatttaaataatttcctttcttgtcttccCTCCCATCTGAACTTGCACAGCTGTCCCAATGTATATTAATCTAAGTAATGTTTTCTTGGTCACAACTGAATCTATGTTTTCGTGACTAGGGATGCCACCCCAAGAAAATAACTGTAATTTAAGGCTTATAGTCTTTTTATGGAACTTTGGtcaacatgattttatttattctttgtaagAATCCCATGGAGTAGGTATGGAGAGTATTTTAATTTGGCAAACGGGGAAACCAAAGGCCAGAAAGCTTAACAATCTGATGATCCATCGGTTAAATGGTGAGTTTGTGATTGAGCTCGAATTCGAGGCTTGTCTCCCAACACCCATTTTGCACAGCATTCATTACCCAGCTTACTTTAATCTGAAGGCCAGACTGCATCAGACCGAAATCTGAGTGTTGGCCAAGGCTGTAATCTCATCATCGGAGGCTGAGGCTCCTCTAGCAAGCTTGCTGCTTGCTGTCAGAATCTAGTTCCTTGAGTTGTGGGGCTGTGGTCCTTAAGCTCCACGTGGAGCTGCCCACGATTCCACAGGGTTGGGAGAAACACTTCTCCTTTCCCAGCTTGGGTCCTGTGATCGGCAGTCTGAAAGTTAATTGCTGTTAGATTGCCAGGAGAAAAGACGAGGTTTATCTCCACATGCACAGTGTACATGCAGGATCACTCCGAGATGAGTAACCCACTAAATAACTAGGAAGAATAGGCTTAACCAAATTAACTTAAACTAATAAACTTAGCCAAAGGGTGACAGGCAGGGCTTCAGTGGGCCAGTGTGGAAGGTTATAATGAGTAGCTGAATTTATACTTCCTAGTGCTTAGGGTCAGTCTGTTCTCAACCAAGAGAGGTCACTGGCAGCTGTATTTTCAGAAACTCTGCTTAAATTTAGATAAATGTTTCTGTTTGTGGCTGCTGATTATTCAGATGTTTTCAACTTAAAGTAAGTTTCATACCACTTTGGTATTAATCCCATCAAAGACCATATGACCCTCTCTACAGCACTGCACTGCTTTTCTAAAACAGACAGAACCCTCTTGCTActtgttgtttctgttttatgGGTTTACCTGCctaggtcaggcccacccaggaTAGGATAATCTCTCTTTGGTTAACTCAAAGCCAATTGATTAATCTGAGGaaattttccctttctgtatacTAGAACATAATCATTAGAATGATATCCCATCATATATACCACCCTCAAGGGGAAGGGAATTTAACAgggcatctgtactcagggtgTGGATGTTTTGGGGGCCATCTTAGAATTTTTTCTACCTCATGACATGATAGGATGAGAAGCTAAGTCCAACGCTCCTGGAGACCATAAAATGAGCTTATCACACAGATTCCTTACATTTTTGAGTTAATAAAATGGATGTTGCATGCTAGTTGGTTAGACCAGATGACATCAAAGATCATTCATGACAGTAAGCAGAATGGAATAACTCCATTTGTACATTCAGGAAGACCTTTTATTCTTGAAACCAACtctgtttttttcattctcttacctGATGCCTTGCTTTCAAGTATAGAGAGATGcaacatgaacttttttttagagataaagggcatgagcagggggtggagaACAGGAAgggtcagggggagagggagagagagaatcccaagcagaccctaTGTCCAGCATGGAGCTTGACTCTGGTCTTGatcttatgactctgagatcatgacctgaacccagatcaaaagtcagacagttaaatgattgagccacccagaagcccctgcacatgaacatttttaattaatttacctTCATTGaaatttcaagtatttatttattcattcattcattttgagtatagttgacacaatgttacattagtttcaggtgtacaatatagtgatttaactctgtatgttatgctatgttcaccacataTGTAGTAAAATTCCAAGTTCTTATATTAGGCAGTTGGGTCTATAGGCCTCAAATCCCTTTGTTGATGCAAAAGAGTTGTTATAGCCTGTATTAGTTAACTGTTGCTGTGTAACAATTTATCCCAAAACTTAATCACTTAAAATAATGTAGTTTCTATGGGTCAGGAATCCAGGCAAGACTTAACTGTATTCTCTGCTTTAGGGTGTCTCACAAGGCTACAAATCAGGATCCTTGCGGCGCAGGCAGGATGTGCTTCCAAGCTTAGCCATTGGCTGTTGACAGGATTCCAATCCTTGAGGGCTATTAGATTGAAGGCCGTATTTCCTAGCTTGTCATTGGCAGGAGGCCATTCCAGTTCTTCGACACATGGGTCTCTCCAACATGGTGTTGTGCTTCATCAAAGTCAGCATGGGAGAGAGTAGCAAGATGGAAGTCACAACTTTTGTTACCTAATCTCAGTTGTGGTATCCCATCATGTTTGTGTTATTTAATTCATTAGAAAGAAGTCACCAGATTGGGCCCCTACTGTGGGGCTTAAGGAGGAGGGTAATGAATGCCAGAGTGCACAGATTGTTGGGGTCTATTTTAGAAGCATGTCTACTGCCTGAATGAAGGAATGATTTAGCAGACTGAGGAGAAAATGATAAAAGTGCttgtttcaaagaaatgaaaaatgacctCTTTCACTCCGTTAACTTATTCAGAGCCAGAGCAAATGAACTTGGTTATTATGGGTTCAAAGTGGGAGTGAGCAGCTCTTCTCGGAGTGGAGAAGGCAAATCAAACCTAAAATTGAGAGGCTAAGTTTAGAATCAGGGTAGCAGCATTAAGTATCAAGTCCAGGGTAAGGTTTGGGGCTGTAGACAAGAAAAAGTAAGAGGTGAGGAGTCCAGGAATACTGAACCAGTGTAGATGCAAAATATCTAAGACCAGATAAGGCAGAAAGGTTGTGGAGGCAACCAAGAACCGAAGAAATAACGCTTAGCACTCTTGTGGTCAGGGCTCTCTGATTTTAAAGAACCATGGTGGGGCCAGGCTTTTCTTCTGTTACTGAAAGTCCTAAAATAccattgtatttttgttttatattcaaacaaatagaaaattttatgGTTTAGTGAAAGTATTGAAATTGGGGAGGAATTACTATTCCAAATGAAATCAAAAGCCATAAAGATATTCCTTTTTTGGCCAACATTAAATTAcgtattttttccccaaatgcaaAGATAGTGTTTTGTATTGATTGAAGATTTAATTCTTCCCTCCAAGTAATGCTTGCATCTGGTGCCTCATTCTGCACCAAATGCTGGACATGGACCTCAGAGTCTTCTAGCTTAGAACAAATATTAGTGGGGGCACCAATGGTTTCTACCGACagctgtttctaatttttcttttaacattgcCTTATTTTGATCTTATATTTTCCTGAAATGTCAACAAATAATTTAACTAGAGACTAATGTCTTTCATAGGATTTTCAAAATTGGTGAATTtcctaggttttgttttgtttttcaatttgcCAGATAGCCACATGTCAGAACAGTGAAACTAAAGTCATACTGAAAATAAAGAGTCACtcatttctggaaaaagaaacCTAGTCATATTtaattccctttctcctttcttccagtCATGTCTTCTACTAGATTATGGAGGTAAACAATTGTTTtcatccaccttttttttttcatgtgcttggaaattaacttctatttttcttttaattttataaattaacccttattttgaaggtttatttattcatttgtaccTATTTTAATCCTAGAACATTTGATGATAGCTCTTCTTaaactctcctttttctttctttctttaaacctaTTTTCTCTGTATATTGATCCACAGTACCGTTTGTTCagctttttcatttatattagcAATTGGCTGAACAGCAACTAATAAATCGATATGCAACAATTTAAATCCCTGCTAAAATTTGCCAATGCCAGATCCCAACTGCCAGTTCTGCTTATTCAGAAAATGCTGACATTTTCTCCCCATACCATGTACTAAAGATAAATAGATCAGATAGTACCAGATTAAATTAAACATGGCATTTCTGTATTTTCGGGTTACTttgcattgtttaaaaaaatctaataattcTGAGGAGTTAGCTGTTCCAAATCTTAAAGGTTATCATTTTTAAGGtattaaagtatttttcaaaacattttctctaACAACTTACAGAGGTGTCTGCAGTTCATATTCTTGTGTTTCCTCTTGGCTGTTTAATGTTCGACATAGACGGGTAGATGTACATAGAGAGATAGAAATTGATGTCGATATGGAATATAGACAAAGATAAATATTGCACCactgggtggggcgggggggggcggggagctggAGGGCCGGGAATGGCTTCAAATAGCTTATcaggcaaaggccctgaggtgatgGATGCTAAAGGGaaaggggagtgtgtgtgtgtgtgtgtgtgtgtgtgtgctggctGGGAGGAATGTAGGAACTAGAACCAGGTGTGTGTTTTTTCATTTCGAGAGAACTAAATCGGGAGTAAGACAACACGGTCTGAGGAAGCCTGAATAACGGATGGGGAATgatgatatctgcccttactaaTGTGTGAAAAATTTAGGATACATTAATTTCATTTTACCTGTTTAGTAGGTTGTGCCCAAGAATTAAaggagactttaaaaaataaaattaaaacttgaaataatttttcttcacagGTCCAACGGTATTTTAAATGGCCTTCTATATTTACTGGCAAATCATGTACATTTGTTGCTACATTTCTGGAGTTCTGGTATTtgtaaaagccaaaaaaaaaaaaaataatcataattaaaTAGGCTGACCTCGTTCTTTCTAGAAGAAATTCTTCCAAATTTGGAAGCCAACTCCAAAGAGAGCTTTCACTGttgagaggaaatatttgcaaagaaaatagtctgtcagttaattttttaatgctGTTCGTTTTGTTAACCTCTAAGAAAAATTGTTTATTCAATATGTGAAAAGTGATTGGCCTCATCTGAGTTCATAATTGTTCAAATGCAGGGTCAGGAGTGATGTTAAATATATCAACATCGTACTGTCTGTCCTCTTGcttatttctccctttctctataGGGACCTCTTGTCCTTTCCAGAGAATATGAGGTAGCAATTCATATGTTGATCAAGTGCCCATTCATTGAAACAAGTTACCTACCAGTTATCTACCGttaaaatcaactcaaaatggagggaaggggagtgggcacctgggtggctcagtgggttaaacctctgccttcgctggtgatctcagggtcctaggatcgagccttacattaggatctctgctcggcagggaacttgcttccccctctctctctgctgcctctctatctacctatgatttccctctctctctctctctgtcaaataaataaataaataaaatctttaaaaaaattttttttaaaaaagtggaggGAGAGGACAAGATAGTAGACAAAGTATTTGGGAACCAGTGAATCCCCATAAATTCCATGTTATAAATGGTCACTTATGCCCCCTGTATGGAAAGACAATCCTAATGCGTACACTAAATTCTTTGTTTACAGAAGTAGAAGGTGATCGTTTTTATTCATAATATTGATCAGAAGGAATTTGAACATCATGTTATAATCAGATCTGTTGATGTGCTATGCATGCTATATAGGCTATAAAAAGGACCCTCTTAAGACCTGAGACCGAACTAAGCAAATATtgcttattatttcctttcattcatttaagGGAGAGAGATGGATTTTGCAAGAGGGAAAGAAGTTGGGAAGAACAAAGGACTGAACTATAACCACATTATGCCTTGTTATTTTTCTAGGATCTCACGATTCCTTCAGCTTCTACATTGATGAAGCCTCACCAGTAGGGCCTGAACAGCCAGAAACCGTCCagaattttgtttctgtgtttggaACTGTAGCCAAAAAGCTGATGCGGAAATGGTTAGCCACTCAAACAATGAACTTTACTGGTCAACTAGGAGCTGGGATCCGTTATTTCGATCTTCGAATTTCCACCAAGCCCAGAGACCCCGACAATGAACTCTACTTTGCTCATGGCTTGTTCAGTGCCAAAGTCAATGAAGGCCTTGAGGAGATTAATGCATTCCTCACAGATCACCATAAGGAGGTGGTATTCTTGGACTTCAACCATTTTTATGGGATGCAGAAATATCACCATGAAAAACTGGTCCAAATGCTGAAAGACATCTATGGGAACAAGATGTGCCCAGCGATTTTTGCCCAGGAAGTTAGTCTGAAGTACCTGTGGGAGAAAGACTATCAAGTGCTGGTCTTCTACCACAGTCCGGTGGCTCTGGAAGTGCCCTTTCTCTGGCCCGGGCAGATGATGCCAGCACCCTGGGCCAACACCACAGACCCGGAAAAACTGATCCAGTTTCTTCAGGCATCCATCacggagagaagaaagaagggctCGTTTTTTATATCTCAGGTGGTGCTGACCCCCAAAGCTAGCACTGTGGTCAAAGGAGTGGCCAGTGGCCTCAGAGAGACTATCACAGAAAGGTAAGTGTCCTTCAGGTATAAGAGGAAAAGCTTAAGGAATTTAACACACATTCTTAAAGCCGGTAACTGACAGAGCTAAAATTTATACTCACGTGTattattagtttcctagggttgCCACACAACATagcacaaactgggtggcttaaaacaggaGAAACTTGCTGTCTCCCCAGTTTCAGAGactaaaagtctgaaatcaaggtgtcagcaaggccCACTCCTTCTGACGGCTTTGAGGGAGCATCTTTTCCATGCCTTCCCTTGAACTCTGGTGATGGTTGacaatccttggtgttccttaGCTTGTAGGTAGATTCATCATTCCTGTATCTTCACGGGGTATTCTCCCCATGTGTGTCTGTTTCGTCTTCTTATAAGGCCAGGCATATTGCATTAGGGCCCACTCTAATGATATCATCTTACTATGTCTGCCGACACCCTACTTCCAAATGGGCCCTAGGAATGGGTACAGGGGATTAAGACTTCAACCCATTTTTTTCTAGGACACAGAACAACACGTAACACCATGCATCTTGACTCCATGTCCAGTTATCTTTTCATAGCGCTCCTTTTCACATTTGTATAGCACTTTATTACAAAGCCTTTTCTCTCCCGCTCACAGAATCTTTTTATATATCTAATTCCATTTGATCTGCACAGCAAACCCGGGAAGTTGTCTTTCAGataaaaactgaggttcagagatgtGAAATGTTTTGCTTAAGGCCAGTTGGACAATGAATGAGGAAATAAAGGTGCAAATTCCATTCTTCTCACTCTCTGTTCTAGTCCTTGCTCTATACCAGAAGCAAGGATCACTCTCCAGAGTATGGATATTTCATTTGTCAAGCCCAACCACGTATGTTGGAGTGGTGATTACTTGTAACTATACAATGTGAGCAATCACCAAAGATCTCTAGCTCTTTCCCATGAGTGTGATACAACGTGCAGAATTGCAcatatcatttattcttttgagttCGTACTAAACAATGCAAGTATTGTCTGAAGGTAAAATGTAATTCTGATCAGACTTTTATCTTTAACTTTAGTTGATATTTTGAATTGGGGTAAGGAGATAGAGGATGGATATTTTGCTTCGGGTCTTTGTAGGGAAAGACAAGGAGATGGGCGGTGGGGGAAGGTTAGGAGGTGAAATGATATGGATGGCCTCAAAGTATGGCACATAGAGTAGGGAATGGTAGATGAAGCTTGCAGTGGAGCAGGAGCACATTCAAGAAAGCATTGAGCCAGGCTAAAATAAAGATCTCATCTTGTGAACAATAGGGAGGTAGATAATGGCATTTAATGTCATAGTGACTTGACCAGATCTACATTTTAGATAGATAACTGGTGTAGCATGGAGGCAGAGGACTGGAGAGAGTGGACAGTGAGGAGGTGATTAGCACTGTTTTGGCATGGTGATGCAAGCTACACTGAGGAAGGGAGAAACCCCGAAGGGTAGGTATGCCACAACAAAAATTAGGATTCTGTGATGACAATTTGGCTATGAGGTATGATGGGAGAAAAGAGTTAGGGATAAAGTTTCTTCTTGAGAAGTAGAACAAGTGATGTAGACATTTACAGAATCAGGAGACAAAGACACAGGGATTtaggggaggagctggggaggcTTCCTTTAGAGTTATGTATACAATATGAGCCCTTTCTGCTTCTGCATTACATCATTTTCCATAAAGTGATGGATTTGATTGTCTCATGTGGCTTGTCCACGTCCCTGTAGAACCGGAGACATGAAATTCACTTCTTGCTCAATTTCCACAATTATTTTTAGGCTTTATTGAGAATTTGAGGCAACAGGGTAGGTTTTATAATTATGATAATACAGataatttaaaattgcattttagaATTGCCTGTAAGTACAAATATTCTGGCCTGGGATATCTCACCCCAGAGACATCTGTATGACTTGAACCCCATCCTTGGGTCTTACggctgaaacttctcttccactttcttctccttgtcttttctcatctcttttcttcccctaccCCCACATTGTCTTGGAGATGCCACACTCtagattatttttccaaattattcaCCTCTCTTCTGGCCCTAAGTCTCCGCTAGTCCCATCAGAGTGTTCATCAAACCAAGAAGGTTTTCTATTTAACAACATACCTTCTATGAAAGTTCATGTTTTGGTAAATAACAACTTACCACCTCCCTTATACCCTTAAAAATGAGGGAgttataacatatacatataagaATTTGCTGTTCTCAACCATACCACGGAGGCCCCAGATCTTGAGGAATTCCTGAGGACTTACTAGAGGTGGGGAAGAGGCAAGAGGGGTCTGAGACTCAGCCAACTCCAATATTCCTTATTCTCACTACATCTTTAATGAAGGAagcttcatttctaaaattttacacGTTGGTCATGAAAGGAGTCTTCCCATAGCCCTTCCAGCTTTACCTTCTGTTGCCTGATTCTATATTTAGGAGAACACTTTTCCCTATATTATGCCTGCTTTGCATTTGGCCAAGAACCATACCCTGATTTTACCTGTGTAGGGAATAGCCTTTGGGTagtcaagaagaaaaatctactCAAGGAATAGatgactttcatttttctccctgtGGTGTTTCATGCACCTAGGTCTCTGCAAGTTATAACTTGAACTGCTCTTTGGTTAATTATGCTATAGCACAGGGTTAGTGAAGCAGGATTTGTGGGAAAAAGATCAAATAAAGTACTGAAAATTATATATCTACACAACTGTCTCAAAATATTCACAATCTTTAGCATATAAAAGGCACTAACAAGCATTTTAGTGAATAATCCTATTTAAATTGAACTAATGCAATGTTGTGcaagcacttaatttttttttccagatagcACTTATTAACAGCCCATGGAATTGATTTTGAAAAACTGTCCTCAGGCATCTGCTCTAATTCAGAACTTTTCACTTGCCACTGGCTTACTTCTCTGGCAGAGTAGAGCTCTGTCattgaaaggaggaaagaagtggagggtggggaggatggtgggaagaaaaaaaatctaataaattgAAATGAAGACCCTATGGatagttttttcttctctctaggaTTATGCAAATTACCTGCAAACAATTTGCAAATGTATCTGAACCTGGCCAGGATGAACAGAATTTGCCTCAGAAGTACTAGAAAGACCTCCTTGTAAACAAATTACATTGCCTGTATTCTGCATATGATATATGTGTGAAActcaggttttgttttgatttaatttGACATATTTCAGCTGTCTGCGAGGGTTATAGGAAAAGGTCATTGTCTGTCCGTGGATAGTGCCTTGCAAAGGTAATTTACTTACCTCTGAAACAGTCGGTGAAAGAACACTTGATTCCCCAGGGACATATTGCTTCTCTTTCCTCATCAAGTGATAAAGCCCACAAAGACAACTTTCTGCCATTTTCCTCTTGCTATTGTGCACAAATCTGCTCATTCAGAAAGTCCTCTGTTAACACCAAAAGATGTAATGAGACTCTCTTTTGCCACCAAAGGAGAAGTTACTAGGCGATTTTAAGACCTTTCTGGGGCTTAAGtattttcatctgcaaaatttGGAGTTTGCCCTAGACTATCTCCAAGATACTTTCCAGCTCTAAAACCCTACAGTCCTAAGATCCTTCACTGGACTAGTTTCCCTATCACTTTTTTATTACGCCTAATTTTGTGGCTAACAAAACTCTAAGCACGTGCATTTAGAAAACAGTGTTTGAAGCTGTGGGTGGTTTTCAGGGAAACTGAAGTCAGCCCGCATTCAGGTAGTGTGGCTTTCAATCCGGCCACTGGTTCCAAATACTGCAAATGCATTTTCCACATTTTAGCAATGCCAAAAGACAcaga
This genomic interval from Neovison vison isolate M4711 chromosome 1, ASM_NN_V1, whole genome shotgun sequence contains the following:
- the PLCXD3 gene encoding PI-PLC X domain-containing protein 3, which gives rise to MASSQGKNELKFADWMATLPESIHSIPLTNLAIPGSHDSFSFYIDEASPVGPEQPETVQNFVSVFGTVAKKLMRKWLATQTMNFTGQLGAGIRYFDLRISTKPRDPDNELYFAHGLFSAKVNEGLEEINAFLTDHHKEVVFLDFNHFYGMQKYHHEKLVQMLKDIYGNKMCPAIFAQEVSLKYLWEKDYQVLVFYHSPVALEVPFLWPGQMMPAPWANTTDPEKLIQFLQASITERRKKGSFFISQVVLTPKASTVVKGVASGLRETITERALPAMMQWVRTQKPGESGINIVTADFVELGDFISTVIKLNYVFDEGEANT